In Oenanthe melanoleuca isolate GR-GAL-2019-014 chromosome 9, OMel1.0, whole genome shotgun sequence, the following are encoded in one genomic region:
- the LIMS2 gene encoding LIM and senescent cell antigen-like-containing domain protein 2 isoform X2, whose protein sequence is MTGSNMSDALANAVCERCQTRFDPAERIVNSNGELYHENCFVCAQCFRQFPEGLFYEFEGRKYCEHDFQMLFAPCCGECGEFITGRVIKAMNNNWHPECFRCELCDVTLADLGFVKNAGRHLCRPCHNREKAKGLGKYICQKCHLIIDEQPLMFRNDSYHPDHFNCTHCGKELTAEARELKGELYCLPCHDKMGIPICGACRRPIEGRVVNALGKQWHVEHFVCAKCEKPFLGHRHYEKKGLAYCETHYNQLFGDVCYNCSHVIEGDVVSALNKAWCVNCFSCSTCNVRLTLKNKFVEFDMKPVCKKCYEKFPLELKKRLKKLSELASKKIHPKALDLNSA, encoded by the exons ATGACGGGCAG TAATATGTCTGATGCTCTGGCGAATGCCGTGTGTGAGCGCTGCCAGACGCGGTTCGATCCTGCCGAGAGGATTGTCAACAGCAATGGGGAGCTTTACCATGAGAACTGCTTTGTCTGTGCTCAGTGCTTTCGGCAGTTTCCAGAGGGACTCTTCTATGAG tttGAAGGTAGGAAGTACTGTGAGCATGACTTCCAGATGCTGTTTGCTCCTTGCTGCGGGGAATGTG GTGAGTTCATTACTGGGCGTGTTATCAAGGCAATGAACAACAACTGGCACCCAGAGTGTTTCCGCTGTGAGCTCTGCGATGTAACCCTTGCTGACCTGGGTTTTGTGAAGAATGCTGGCAG GCACCTGTGCAGGCCATGCCACAACCGTGAAAAAGCTAAGGGACTGGGCAAGTACATCTGTCAGAAGTGCCACTTGATCATTGATGAGCAGCCCCTGATGTTCAGGAATGATTCCTACCATCCAGATCACTTCAACTGCACCCACTGTGG GAAGGAGCTGACAGCCGAGGCCCGGGAGCTGAAGGGGGAGCTGTACTGCCTGCCGTGCCACGACAAGATGGGCATCCCCATCTGCGGAGCCTGCCGCCGGCCCATCGAGGGCCGCGTGGTCAACGCTCTGGGCAAGCAATGGCATGTTGAG catTTTGTTTGTGCCAAATGTGAGAAGCCATTCTTGGGGCACCGACACTACGAAAAAAAAGGGCTGGCTTATTGTGAGACTCATTATAATCAG cTCTTTGGAGATGTCTGCTACAACTGCAGCCACGTGATAGAGGGAGATG TGGTATCAGCTCTTAACAAGGCCTGGTGTGTGAATTGCTTCTCCTGCTCCACCTGCAACGTCAGGCTCACACTGAA gaataaatttgTGGAGTTTGACATGAAGCCTGTGTGCAAGAAGTGCTATGAGAAATTCCCTCTGGAGCTGAAGAAACGCCTGAAGAAGTTGTCAGAGCTGGCATCCAAGAAGATCCATCCTAAAGCTTTAGATTTAAACTCTGCTTAA
- the LIMS2 gene encoding LIM and senescent cell antigen-like-containing domain protein 2 isoform X1 has protein sequence MAGLRLRGLAASRLYRRRQDRLSGTGSLLSGTTGIPGNMSDALANAVCERCQTRFDPAERIVNSNGELYHENCFVCAQCFRQFPEGLFYEFEGRKYCEHDFQMLFAPCCGECGEFITGRVIKAMNNNWHPECFRCELCDVTLADLGFVKNAGRHLCRPCHNREKAKGLGKYICQKCHLIIDEQPLMFRNDSYHPDHFNCTHCGKELTAEARELKGELYCLPCHDKMGIPICGACRRPIEGRVVNALGKQWHVEHFVCAKCEKPFLGHRHYEKKGLAYCETHYNQLFGDVCYNCSHVIEGDVVSALNKAWCVNCFSCSTCNVRLTLKNKFVEFDMKPVCKKCYEKFPLELKKRLKKLSELASKKIHPKALDLNSA, from the exons ATGGCCGGCCTGAGGCTCCGGGGACTGGCAGCCTCCAGGCTTTACCGGCGGCGGCAGGATCGGCTCAGCGGCACAGGGTCACTGCTGAGCGGCACGACTGGCATTCCTGG TAATATGTCTGATGCTCTGGCGAATGCCGTGTGTGAGCGCTGCCAGACGCGGTTCGATCCTGCCGAGAGGATTGTCAACAGCAATGGGGAGCTTTACCATGAGAACTGCTTTGTCTGTGCTCAGTGCTTTCGGCAGTTTCCAGAGGGACTCTTCTATGAG tttGAAGGTAGGAAGTACTGTGAGCATGACTTCCAGATGCTGTTTGCTCCTTGCTGCGGGGAATGTG GTGAGTTCATTACTGGGCGTGTTATCAAGGCAATGAACAACAACTGGCACCCAGAGTGTTTCCGCTGTGAGCTCTGCGATGTAACCCTTGCTGACCTGGGTTTTGTGAAGAATGCTGGCAG GCACCTGTGCAGGCCATGCCACAACCGTGAAAAAGCTAAGGGACTGGGCAAGTACATCTGTCAGAAGTGCCACTTGATCATTGATGAGCAGCCCCTGATGTTCAGGAATGATTCCTACCATCCAGATCACTTCAACTGCACCCACTGTGG GAAGGAGCTGACAGCCGAGGCCCGGGAGCTGAAGGGGGAGCTGTACTGCCTGCCGTGCCACGACAAGATGGGCATCCCCATCTGCGGAGCCTGCCGCCGGCCCATCGAGGGCCGCGTGGTCAACGCTCTGGGCAAGCAATGGCATGTTGAG catTTTGTTTGTGCCAAATGTGAGAAGCCATTCTTGGGGCACCGACACTACGAAAAAAAAGGGCTGGCTTATTGTGAGACTCATTATAATCAG cTCTTTGGAGATGTCTGCTACAACTGCAGCCACGTGATAGAGGGAGATG TGGTATCAGCTCTTAACAAGGCCTGGTGTGTGAATTGCTTCTCCTGCTCCACCTGCAACGTCAGGCTCACACTGAA gaataaatttgTGGAGTTTGACATGAAGCCTGTGTGCAAGAAGTGCTATGAGAAATTCCCTCTGGAGCTGAAGAAACGCCTGAAGAAGTTGTCAGAGCTGGCATCCAAGAAGATCCATCCTAAAGCTTTAGATTTAAACTCTGCTTAA
- the GPR17 gene encoding uracil nucleotide/cysteinyl leukotriene receptor — MNGPADSSLLFNCSNQSNFALETSEQCGKETHLENMIFAAFYFLDFILAFAGNALALWLFIRDQKSGTPANIFLMHLAVADLSFVLVLPTRLVYHFSGNHWPFGEIPCRLTGFLFYLNMYASIYFLMCISVDRFLAIVHPVKSIKLRRSRYAHVACVFLWVIVGVAMAPLLLSVQTVQMKNTTVCLQLYREKASRHALVSLAVAFTFPFVTTVTCYLLIIQSLKSGNRVEKHLKEKAVKMIVMVLMIFLICFVPYHVNRYIYILHYNGTKASCETQRLLALSNRITSCLTSLNGAFDPIMYFFVAEKFREALCNLFCIKKTIMLTQTYEGKTNESSLSAKSEL; from the coding sequence ATGAATGGGCCAGCAGATTCAAGCCTGCTCTTCAACTGCTCAAATCAATCAAATTTTGCTTTGGAAACATCAGAGCAATGTGGCAAAGAGACACACCTTGAGAACAtgatttttgctgctttctacTTTCTAGACTTCATCCTGGCTTTTGCTGGCAATGCCCTGGCTCTTTGGCTCTTCATCCGGGACCAAAAGTCAGGCACACCTGCCAATATTTTCCTGATGCATCTTGCTGTGGCTGACTTGTCCTTTGTACTGGTACTTCCCACCCGGCTGGTGTACCACTTTTCTGGAAACCACTGGCCATTTGGTGAGATCCCATGCAGACTCACCGGCTTCCTTTTTTACCTCAACATGTATGCCAGTATCTACTTCCTGATGTGCATCAGTGTTGACCGTTTCCTGGCCATTGTGCACCCTGTCAAGTCCATCAAGCTCCGCAGGTCCCGGTATGCCCACGTGGCATGTGTCTTTCTGTGGGTCATCGTTGGTGTGGCAATGGCACCTCTGCTGCTCAGTGTGCAGACAGTCCAGATGAAAAACACAACTGTCTGCCTGCAGCTCTACAGAGAAAAGGCCTCACGTCACGCCCTCGTGTCCTTAGCAGTGGCATTCACCTTCCCTTTCGTTACTACTGTGACTTGCTACTTGCTCATCATCCAGAGCCTGAAGAGTGGGAACAGAGTTGAGAAACACCTGAAGGAAAAAGCTGTCAAAATGATTGTCATGGTCCTGATGATCTTTCTAATTTGTTTTGTGCCATACCATGTCAATCGCTACATTTATATTCTCCATTACAACGGGACCAAAGCTTCCTGTGAAACACAGCGTCTCCTGGCCCTCAGCAACCGCATCACCTCCTGCCTCACCAGCCTCAACGGTGCCTTCGACCCCATCATGTATTTTTTTGTAGCTGAGAAATTCCGTGAGGCTTTGTGCAATCTGTTTTGTATTAAAAAGACCATCATGTTGACTCAAACTTATGAGGGTAAGACAAATGAAAGCTCACTAAGTGCCAAATCTGAACTGTGA